A section of the Marinimicrobium koreense genome encodes:
- a CDS encoding CNNM domain-containing protein translates to MTLLIVYVLIALGISFLCSVAEAVLLSVTTAYTSLKQQEGKRSGLLLAELKATIDRPLAAILTLNTIAHTAGAAGAGAQATVVFGSAYLGLFSAVLTLLILVLSEIVPKTLGAYYWRSLAPMTAYGLHYLIIVLYPFIKMSEFITRLITRGGSQSSGLDRHELTVMADLSSEEGHLDERESGILKNLLLLRHTPIKDAMTPRTVLFSADEEQSIHDFLTSHHSVPFSRIPVYAGDPDNINGIVLLDDLLLAEARGEGDQLLRRHRRAIPALLDSMPLTQALEEFLREQTHIILVVTEYGSVVGIITLEDVLEALLGLEIVDEKDKTRDMQELARRRWRRQAARLGVSTTPDDNE, encoded by the coding sequence ATGACACTGCTGATAGTCTACGTTCTGATCGCCCTGGGTATCTCGTTTCTATGCTCGGTGGCCGAAGCGGTACTGCTCAGCGTAACCACGGCCTACACCAGCCTGAAGCAGCAGGAGGGTAAGCGCTCCGGCCTGCTGTTGGCGGAGCTGAAAGCCACCATCGACCGCCCTCTGGCCGCCATTCTGACCCTTAACACCATCGCTCACACCGCTGGCGCCGCTGGGGCCGGTGCCCAGGCGACGGTCGTATTTGGTAGCGCCTATCTGGGCCTGTTCTCGGCGGTACTGACTCTGCTGATTCTGGTGTTGTCGGAAATCGTCCCCAAAACACTGGGCGCCTATTACTGGCGTTCACTCGCCCCCATGACGGCCTACGGCCTGCACTACCTGATCATTGTCCTCTACCCGTTTATCAAGATGTCCGAGTTCATTACCCGCCTGATCACCCGCGGTGGCAGTCAGTCATCCGGGCTCGATCGGCACGAGCTGACGGTCATGGCCGATCTCAGCTCAGAGGAGGGCCATTTGGACGAGCGCGAGTCGGGTATCCTCAAAAATCTGCTCCTGCTGCGCCACACGCCCATCAAGGATGCCATGACGCCGCGCACCGTTCTGTTCTCGGCGGACGAGGAGCAGAGCATTCACGACTTTCTGACCAGTCACCACTCGGTGCCCTTTTCCCGTATTCCGGTGTATGCCGGTGATCCGGACAATATCAACGGGATCGTGCTGCTGGATGACCTGCTATTGGCAGAGGCCCGGGGCGAAGGCGATCAGCTCTTGCGGCGTCACCGTCGTGCCATTCCCGCGCTACTCGACAGCATGCCGCTGACCCAGGCCCTTGAGGAGTTTCTGCGCGAGCAGACGCACATCATTCTGGTAGTGACGGAATACGGTTCGGTGGTGGGCATCATCACCCTTGAAGACGTGCTGGAAGCGCTACTCGGACTGGAAATCGTAGACGAGAAAGACAAAACCCGGGATATGCAGGAACTGGCCCGACGTCGCTGGCGCCGTCAGGCAGCCCGCCTGGGCGTGTCTACCACGCCAGACGACAATGAGTAA